The Euphorbia lathyris chromosome 2, ddEupLath1.1, whole genome shotgun sequence genome includes a window with the following:
- the LOC136216589 gene encoding uncharacterized protein — protein sequence MENSTSDRYQNVVVMRHGDRIDNFDPLWAAKADKPWDPPLVDEGKVRAFCAGRNLKSSLDFPIHRVFVSPFLRCIQTASEAISALCAVDDSISHTIRDGVAMDPSKIKVSIEYGLCEMMNTQAIRHDFAPKDGNFGFDISELEAILPAGTVDRTVKPVYEELPKWEETVDETRARYEHVFKALADKYPTENLLLVTHGEGVGVSVSAFLKDATVYEVNYCAYSELRRKVFQKGQSFSTGEFEVLTTSTSTGIGYSSSLS from the exons ATGGAAAACAGCACCTCCGATCGGTATCAAAACGTCGTCGTTATGCGCCACGGCGACCGCATCGACAACTTCGATCCTCTCTGGGCTGCCAAAGCCGATAAACCCTGGGATCCTCCTCTTGTTGATGAAGGTAAGGTACGGGCCTTCTGTGCTGGCCGGAATCTTAAATCCAGCCTCGATTTTCCGATCCATCGTGTCTTTGTTTCTCCTTTTCTCCGTTGCATTCAGACTGCCTCTGAAGCTATCTCCGCCCTTTGCGCCGTCGATGACAGTATCAGTCATACAATTAGGGACGGTGTTGCTATGGATCCCTCCAAAATTAAG GTTTCAATTGAGTATGGATTATGTGAGATGATGAATACGCAAGCTATTAGACATGATTTTGCACCCAAAGATGGGAATTTCGGTTTCGATATCTCGGAGCTTGAAGCTATACTACCTGCTGGGACAGTTGATCGCACTGTAAAACCAGTGTATGAAGAA TTGCCAAAATGGGAAGAAACAGTGGATGAAACAAGAGCTAGATATGAACATGTTTTTAAGGCACTTGCAGATAAATATCCAACAGAGAACTTGCTGCTTGTCACACATG GTGAAGGAGTCGGTGTTTCGGTTTCGGCATTCCTGAAAGATGCAACTGTGTATGAAGTAAATTATTGTGCATATTCTGAACTAAGAAGGAAGGTTTTCCAGAAAGGCCAGTCTTTTTCAACTGGAGAATTTGAAGTGCTCACTACATCCACTTCAACCGGCATTGGCTACTCCTCATCATTGTCGTGA